Sequence from the Polypterus senegalus isolate Bchr_013 chromosome 3, ASM1683550v1, whole genome shotgun sequence genome:
GAGTGCCAGTGGTGGAGCATAAGGTGTTGTGAGCACCACATTGTTTTGTGAGCGAGCAAATATTGGATCAGGAGGGAGTTTTTGCAGTCTGTTGGACGTTAAATCCAGCCTAGCCAGTTTTTGGAGGTCAGTGAAAGTACCTTCTGCTATATAATCAATAAGATTGTGGTCCAAACTCAGCTGATGCAGGTTAACCATTTTTCTGACAGAGTCCCATGGAACGCTTTGGAGATTGTTATATGAAAGGTCCAGGTCCTCCATTGTCAGTAGAGTGTCGTCAAAAGCTTCATTTGAGATACGACTTAGCTGATTATTGTTAAGGATGAGATGCTGTATATTGATGAGTCCCCTGAGGACATCTGACCCAAGCTCTGTCAAACGATTACTGTCCAAATGCAGTGAACGTAGAGTCTCAAggtcaataaaagaaaatggctgTATTGAGCTAATAGTATTTCGGGATAATGTTAAGTCCACTAATCCCGTCATGTTGGCAAAATCTTGTTGGGTGATTCGAATAATGTAGTTGCCCCCCAAGCGAAGCTCTACAGTCCTACGGTCAATGTCAAAAGGCACAAAGAGAAGGCCCTTTGAAGGACAGAGGGTTCCTAATGATTCAGACAAGTTCTGGCATACACAGTATTTTGGGCATGCGTAGACCATCATTGCTGTGGTTCCAAGAATCAGGAGGCTGCAGAGCGCTTTGTCCATGTTAAATCATGCAGTGGGACCTAAAATAGAAAGGACAGAAACATAAATCTTGATGTAACACAATTGCTAAATATTTCAGAACATCTGcagtcaaattaaatccagttTTTCAGACAGGATCCAGGTTTAAATAGATTTTCATTACTGAAATACACCATAacagaaaagaacatttttttcttaatgactTTTCCCTGTGTCCTGGATTTCATCCCTTTAGAGATGTAGttacataaataagaaaatggtaAATGCATATCTGTGGTCTGTTCCCATTCTCTGCAGAGCCTGCACAGCCTTAAAATATGTACTAGTTTATCAGAGTTTATGGTCAAAAGGCCAAGCTCtcatttacaataaaaaagaagtgcAAATAAACACTCCAAATCAGTTGGTAATGCATAATTAGAATTTCATTATTCTGTTAGTAACCCCTGTGTCTGTATGAGTTTTCTTTAGGTACTAGCAgctagtatgagtgagtgtgaatATGACCTGTAATCATGCAACATCCTTCCCCATTGCTGAAAGCATCAGCTCTGCcttcctgtgatcctgtagttgaAAAGTTTAGTTCAGAAAATAGCTGTATAAATATCTAGCCTTATAATATATGATAGGGAAGCAACAGTACCAGACTGGGAGCCTTTATATTTGGTTTTCCTATTGACACTGATTACAAATTTAAATACAACGAATTACAATTTTGCTGACATTTCTTACATTCCTTCAAAGAGTAGCTTAGTAGTAGATACTAATGAATATTTTGCATATTGTATACCTATCTGCTGTATTATCATGACAAGGTCATTGGCATTTTTATTTACTGCTGTTGTGGCAGAAACACGCTGCTCAAAGAAGATATCGGAGTTTCAGGAAGGCAGAATCAAGTTTTATTGTGTGATACATACGCGGACCAAAGTCAAATGAAATGAGCAATTAACAAATTCAGCAAGCTTCCATttattaaaattcttttcacttaTACAAAATACTTTCCTCCTTCTGGCACTTCCCATCATTACCTAATGTCCATCACCTGACCAAAACTGCCGTCATTACTTCATACCCTGTGCAAGTGTCCAAAACGTATTTATCAATCGATTCCCACCAGTAAGTTGGAATCAGGCAGACCCACACATTAGATATTGGGTTAGAGGTTGGGGCAGTTGCACTCCTAAAACAATAACACTGTTTCTTATAAACTACATTTTCCTTGACTTGTCATCACCTGTCTAGGCAATCAGACAGGGAGGCAGAGGCCCAGGTGCTACAAATGCAAGTAAACGGCCTGTCTGGTTTTCTCTCATGGCCAAAGCCTCAATGgctgcatttcttaaaacaatggcCCGTTTTAGCCCTCTAAAAGTACACAATCTAATTGACTGAAGTTTTTAAGTTTAGCAGGTGCAAAGAGAAAAATAGTAAAATAGACAAGCGAGGGGTTTTTATGGTTTAACCCTTAACATGCTAATGtgcatcagaatatataatacTTGTTCTCATACTTGCTTTATGATTCTctttaaatatatgcaaatcatcaatGTTAAGAAtatgattttaatatgtttttctaCACTGTATGCTCACGTGTCCTTGTGCACCCTGACAATTCACTGGTCTTGGCACCAGATAACAAAGAAATTTGAAAACCCAGCACAATCAACTGACCAAACAAACTAGGatgcatgtgtgttttgtgttcagCACATTCTCAACCTTATTATATCAGCACAAAACAGACATTAATTACATAAATACATCTTTTCTTATATTGGTgttctttcttactttctttaATGAGAAGAAGCTGATCTTTACCAACTCCTGTATCCTTTTCCCCACCAGATTATGATATAATTTTTGCTAATTTCAACAGAAACTCTATTTCAGAAATgaggttaattaaaaaataaagttaaggcTTTTAATCAAAAACCTTATTAAAGAGTTCTTTGGGAATCACTAACCCTTACATCTGGGACTTAGCTTCACAGCTATAAGCCTACATGCAAGAATCAATACCCGTAGCCAGTTAATGGAACAGAATTTGAATATTTCATCAATCTCACACATAAATGACCATTTTTTAATTGGAGATCAACTTCAgggatactctgtatattcatttaTGTATAGCTAAATAATCTAATGTACTTAAACTccaaataaattgttttattagGGGAATAAATGCATCATTATAAAGAACATAGGTGCACATAATAAATCATTACTAAAGTGAATATCCTGACCTATAATGAATaattttaaggtaaaaaaaagaatacagctTGACATAATTGTACAGTGCCACACAGTTTCATATACCTGGTTACGAATCACAGCCCTGTCACTACCTGTATGGAGTTACAGTATATAAGTGCATGGACATAAGTGCCCCCAAACTCTGGAAGGAACTGCATAGTGTTGGCAGTCTTACTAacccctttctttttcattgttttaatagTTTACAGTCATGGTGATTTGGCAATACTGAAGCAaccccttttgttttttaaaagagacCCCAAAACAAATGGCATAAATGTTATATGTCTCTAAAACCTTCATGAGGTAATTTGCAATCACTAACATTTGTCTGCAATGCTGTGCATGCCAGAATGAATGTCCATTGACTTGGCAGGATGCTGGCCATTGCCAGACAGACTGACTTTTCTCAAGAGCATCAAAAGAGTTTAATTTCTCCAAAAGTTGTATCagctgtggtttttatttttatctctgcATTATCAGATGGACTTGCATCCCATAAAAACAGATCTTCTTAAAATATATCTGTATTTAAGTAATATTTTGTAATGTCTTTATTAAACAGTACTAGTTTATTACTTTGTAATGTATTTTCTCATACTAGTAGTTTATCATTCTTGGAATGTGTATACTTGCTTTGAATTTGACAATCTGCACAATGCACTTAGCTATTTTCTGAGAAGGCTGCTGTATAAGaataattgaactgaattgagtCATTTCTTACTAGATGAAAGCTTTCTGAGGATAGAGATATTCTTCAAAGGAATATCAATGATATGCAACAAGATGGTAATCTGTTCCTGAGTATAGAATGTCCCATTAGTTTTTCAAGTTTCTGTACAGAAGAAAAAGAGCTACTAAACCTTTAGCATAGTATATTTCACTGCACATAATTGTTATACAACTGTCAGATAATGTAACGTGACAATCAATTCCCAATATTAAAGTGACTTTTCAAACTGCCTTAAAGTTGTGTTTAtgactttatttaaaacaaaattataaaaatgttgtttgtatttttatgagACCTAATAAACATCTAGACTGATTAATACCAATGTAGATTGACAAAAACTActcataaaacatattttttgtatCTTAATTTAACTAAAATTGAAAAGGCAATATCtatttctcttttaatttatttattttttacccatATTATCATTCGGAAATTGTCTTCAATATAATAATGGTGGCAGGGCCTGGCAGTGAGGACTGTGGAATTTGCggaaagtaatacattttatagagATGTGCTTTTTTTCCTATCTTGAAAAATGCATTGAAGAGGAAAAAGTGCTTTCACATATTAGTGCTCTGTGATCAGATACAGTATTTTTGTAAGAGATCCAtttaattagtcagtcagtcagtcattgtccaacctgctatatcctaacacagagtcacaggggtctgctggagccaatcccagccaacactgggcacacacacacatccaccgacataccaagcacacactagagacaatttaggatcgccaatgcacctaacctgcatgtctttggattgtgggagcaaaccggagcacccagaggaaacctacacagacatggggagaccatgcaaactccatgcagggaggacctgggaaacaaatccaggtctccttactgcgaggtagcagcgctaccactgcaccaccatgccgcccccattTAATTAGAAAGGATCAATTTAAGTTCAAAAGAAATTCAGTTGGCAAATCTTTCACTCTAATTATAGCAAGAAGACTGCATAATTGGGAATTCTTCACAAAGCTATCTCCTatcaataatgatgatgatgataataatggctctgaggctagggatctgcccaggcaatcagaaggttg
This genomic interval carries:
- the LOC120525764 gene encoding leucine-rich repeat and fibronectin type-III domain-containing protein 2-like isoform X2, which translates into the protein MDKALCSLLILGTTAMMVYACPKYCVCQNLSESLGTLCPSKGLLFVPFDIDRRTVELRLGGNYIIRITQQDFANMTGLVDLTLSRNTISSIQPFSFIDLETLRSLHLDSNRLTELGSDVLRGLINIQHLILNNNQLSRISNEAFDDTLLTMEDLDLSYNNLQSVPWDSVRKMVNLHQLSLDHNLIDYIAEGTFTDLQKLARLDLTSNRLQKLPPDPIFARSQNNVVLTTPYAPPLALSFGGNPLHCNCELLWLRRLDREDDMETCASPPSLKGRYFWYVKEEEFVCEPPLITQHTHKLLVLEGQTASLRCKAIGDPPPVIHWVAPDDRLIGNSSRAVVYDNGTLDIVITTSKDYGTFTCIAANAAGESTASVELSIIQLPHLSNGTNRTSQPKSRLSDITSSTKSSKGEAKTTPERVVSVSEVTSVSALVKWAVSKSAPKVKMYQLQYNCSDDEVLIYR